Proteins encoded by one window of Candidatus Nitrosocosmicus arcticus:
- a CDS encoding class I SAM-dependent methyltransferase, producing MASNKSTDKIDETELQEFMVKAAEDMSGSIGAMMIMLGERLGLYKAMANSEPITSDQLATKTNTAERYVREWLASQAAAGYVMYNPSDQTFIMPPEQVLVLADEESPFYVQGAYQIIRSIFKDEEKFVEIFKTGKGLRWGEHDHNLFEGTAKFFKPNYLGNLVQSWIPSLDGVTHKLKQGAKVADIGCGYGISTIIMAKEYPNSKFYGYDNHKPSIESAQKLASKEGVTNRVEFCLVSANEDIGKDYDLITFFDCLHDMGDPVGALKFARQSLKPNGTCMIIEPMAKDKLEDNINLMGKISYSVSSIICVPNSLADNGPALGAQAGEERTRKIVEESGFSEFQKTSQTPFNIVYEAKH from the coding sequence ATGGCATCAAATAAATCTACCGATAAAATAGATGAGACGGAACTTCAAGAGTTTATGGTAAAAGCAGCAGAAGATATGAGTGGTAGCATCGGAGCGATGATGATAATGCTTGGTGAAAGACTTGGTCTGTACAAAGCAATGGCTAATTCAGAACCTATAACTTCAGATCAATTAGCTACAAAAACCAATACTGCTGAAAGGTATGTTAGAGAGTGGCTTGCAAGCCAAGCAGCTGCGGGCTATGTAATGTATAACCCTTCAGATCAAACATTTATCATGCCTCCAGAACAAGTCCTTGTTTTAGCTGATGAAGAGAGCCCCTTTTACGTTCAAGGAGCTTACCAAATAATTCGTTCTATTTTTAAAGATGAAGAAAAATTTGTTGAAATATTTAAGACAGGAAAAGGGCTAAGATGGGGTGAACATGATCATAACCTATTTGAAGGAACTGCCAAATTCTTCAAACCAAACTACCTTGGAAACCTGGTACAATCTTGGATTCCTTCGCTTGATGGAGTGACCCATAAACTAAAGCAAGGAGCAAAAGTAGCTGATATTGGATGTGGTTATGGTATATCTACAATTATTATGGCAAAAGAATACCCAAATTCAAAGTTCTATGGCTATGATAATCATAAGCCTTCTATTGAGTCTGCACAAAAGCTTGCATCAAAGGAAGGAGTAACTAATAGGGTAGAATTTTGTTTGGTCTCTGCAAATGAAGACATCGGTAAAGATTACGATTTGATTACCTTCTTTGACTGTCTACATGATATGGGTGACCCTGTAGGGGCATTAAAGTTCGCAAGACAATCGCTCAAACCAAATGGCACTTGTATGATTATAGAACCAATGGCCAAAGACAAATTAGAAGACAACATTAATCTCATGGGAAAAATTTCCTATTCTGTATCGTCAATCATTTGTGTTCCAAATTCCTTAGCCGATAATGGTCCTGCGTTAGGTGCACAAGCAGGAGAGGAAAGAACCAGGAAAATTGTAGAAGAATCTGGATTTAGTGAATTCCAAAAAACATCTCAAACGCCGTTTAACATAGTATATGAAGCAAAGCATTAA
- a CDS encoding GAF domain-containing protein, with translation MIDEIDKVILSDLSKNARIPVAEIAYHLRQMEHKITERAIRYRLKRLEQSNTILGYSPIFNPSLISDKISRTILLKFKITKNTSDLMGRLNNYIDNSRFCLFSARMSGDFDFICHFVFDSIEQYELESDNFINRFAELVSEYRTYDSKIIKATPYSILDEQESNEKKFRIYKIINSLRKSENLNTKLQLTVDSLVKYFDAIFARMWLLDKNSKNLILKFSSGKYRNINGEFSKVSIRLNSKIGTIVIRNKPVITNDVVNDPRIKYPTWAEKEKLRSFAGYPITHAGKPIGVLAMFSKKTLSPIEFELLGIFAEHISKELSAFYEAKELLNIT, from the coding sequence ATGATTGATGAAATTGACAAAGTAATTCTTTCTGATTTAAGTAAGAATGCTCGTATACCTGTAGCTGAAATTGCATACCATCTTCGACAAATGGAACATAAAATAACGGAGAGAGCAATACGATATAGGTTAAAAAGGTTAGAGCAATCTAATACTATTTTGGGATATTCACCAATCTTCAATCCCTCTCTCATTTCTGATAAAATAAGCAGAACCATTTTATTAAAATTCAAAATTACTAAGAATACTTCTGACCTCATGGGAAGATTAAACAATTACATTGACAATTCACGTTTCTGTTTGTTTTCTGCTAGAATGAGTGGAGACTTTGATTTCATATGTCATTTTGTTTTTGATTCTATAGAACAATATGAATTAGAAAGTGATAATTTTATCAACCGCTTTGCAGAGTTAGTTTCAGAATATCGAACTTATGATTCTAAAATCATAAAAGCAACTCCTTATTCCATATTGGACGAACAAGAATCAAACGAAAAGAAATTCCGGATTTACAAGATAATAAATTCGTTAAGGAAATCAGAAAACTTGAACACAAAGCTTCAACTCACAGTAGATAGCTTAGTCAAATATTTTGATGCTATATTTGCACGAATGTGGTTGTTAGATAAAAATAGCAAAAATCTTATCTTAAAATTCAGTTCAGGAAAATATAGGAACATTAACGGCGAGTTTTCGAAAGTGTCAATAAGGTTAAACAGTAAAATAGGTACCATTGTAATAAGAAATAAACCAGTCATTACAAATGATGTAGTAAACGATCCAAGAATTAAATATCCTACATGGGCGGAAAAAGAAAAGCTGAGATCCTTTGCAGGTTACCCAATAACTCATGCTGGAAAACCTATAGGAGTACTTGCAATGTTTAGTAAGAAGACTCTTTCACCTATTGAATTTGAATTACTCGGAATTTTTGCTGAACATATATCAAAAGAATTATCTGCCTTTTACGAAGCCAAGGAATTGTTAAACATAACTTAA
- a CDS encoding response regulator — translation MMSSAAIRSVMVVDDEIELATLFKTFLNKEGYNAISFVDPVLALEYFKETSEKHSLIITDLRMPSLNGLELAKKIRELNTNIKIFLMTAFETRDLEDNVDFKMARIDRLIQKPVRFSELREMIIGAWKI, via the coding sequence ATGATGTCTTCTGCTGCTATTCGGTCCGTCATGGTAGTAGATGACGAAATAGAACTTGCAACCCTATTTAAAACATTTTTGAACAAAGAAGGTTATAATGCAATATCGTTTGTAGATCCAGTTTTGGCTTTAGAGTATTTTAAAGAGACATCGGAGAAGCACTCTTTAATAATAACTGATTTGAGGATGCCTAGTTTGAATGGGCTTGAGCTCGCAAAAAAGATAAGGGAACTAAATACAAACATTAAGATTTTCTTGATGACTGCTTTTGAAACAAGGGATTTAGAAGATAACGTGGATTTTAAGATGGCTCGAATTGATAGATTAATTCAAAAACCCGTTCGTTTTTCTGAATTGAGAGAAATGATAATTGGCGCATGGAAAATTTGA
- a CDS encoding endonuclease V, which yields MDNNDLYVNARELQKQLAKKVIIKDDFDSEIEFVCGVDVSYKKNIAQCSAVIVKYNSLETVEVVTSKSNIESPYIPGLFILRESNPILLTLKLLKKPFQLLLIDGHGILHPRRCGLACYMGITLDIPTVGVAKSLLYGSVQENGFVKYNKEVLGYSIKRDEHLKKIIYVSTGHKVSLSTSIGVVRSITKIGEWIPEPLRIADIRSKDYDNKENDQFWSFTINDTTIRFL from the coding sequence TTGGATAATAACGATCTGTACGTTAATGCAAGGGAGTTGCAAAAACAACTTGCAAAAAAGGTTATTATAAAAGATGATTTTGACAGCGAAATCGAATTTGTCTGTGGAGTGGATGTGTCATACAAAAAGAATATTGCGCAGTGCTCGGCTGTTATAGTCAAATACAATTCTTTGGAAACCGTAGAAGTAGTTACAAGCAAAAGTAACATAGAATCCCCTTATATTCCTGGATTGTTTATATTAAGAGAATCAAATCCAATTCTGCTGACTTTAAAGTTACTTAAAAAACCTTTTCAACTTCTACTTATTGATGGACATGGAATACTTCACCCCAGAAGATGTGGTTTGGCGTGTTATATGGGCATAACTTTAGATATTCCTACTGTTGGAGTTGCAAAAAGTTTGTTATACGGAAGTGTCCAAGAGAATGGTTTTGTTAAATATAATAAAGAGGTTCTTGGTTATTCCATAAAAAGAGACGAACACCTAAAGAAAATAATTTACGTGAGTACAGGCCACAAGGTGAGTCTATCTACTTCAATAGGAGTAGTTAGATCAATAACAAAGATAGGCGAATGGATTCCAGAACCACTTCGAATTGCTGATATTCGATCGAAAGATTATGATAATAAGGAAAACGATCAATTTTGGTCTTTTACAATTAATGACACTACTATAAGATTTCTGTAG
- a CDS encoding flavin reductase family protein, whose product MDLPWGDPRSNKFATSIGLITSNGPHGHNIMACEWTHHLSYRPGLLAVSLGPTKTTVENIRMSKEFGISLCASDQTILASVAGGYSGRHYDKINALKELGFQFYHGDSIEVLMVRGASLSAECKLFKEVTFGDHVMLIGEVSDAIHNSEKESLIYNNGKYWSLQSIEKSNQETRQSIKDILEKHRKTPNNIDEI is encoded by the coding sequence ATGGATTTACCTTGGGGTGATCCCCGTTCAAATAAATTCGCTACATCAATAGGCTTGATAACATCGAATGGTCCTCATGGTCATAATATTATGGCATGTGAATGGACTCATCACCTTTCTTATAGACCTGGGCTTCTAGCGGTTTCTTTGGGACCAACAAAAACAACAGTTGAAAATATAAGAATGTCAAAAGAATTTGGAATTAGTCTATGTGCAAGTGATCAAACAATACTCGCCAGTGTGGCTGGGGGATACAGTGGTAGACACTATGACAAAATTAATGCTTTAAAAGAATTGGGATTTCAGTTCTATCATGGAGACAGTATAGAGGTACTGATGGTAAGAGGGGCTTCGTTAAGTGCGGAATGTAAGTTATTCAAAGAGGTCACTTTCGGGGATCATGTAATGCTAATTGGAGAGGTATCAGACGCAATACACAATTCTGAAAAAGAATCATTAATATACAATAATGGAAAATATTGGTCATTACAATCCATAGAAAAGTCTAATCAAGAGACACGTCAAAGTATAAAAGACATTTTAGAGAAACATAGGAAAACTCCCAATAATATCGATGAAATTTAG
- a CDS encoding FAD-dependent oxidoreductase, whose protein sequence is MNNNSRGLPLTRSHIEQIFPKLTPEQIGRMQERGHLRRVKLGEVLVEQGASNVPFFIVVSGEIEILRPSGSATETLITVHGSGEFTGEVNMLSGRRALFRARVTKPGNVIELDRQHMMALLQSDAEIGDILMRAFILRRVELVTAGVGDVVLIGSVNSARTFHIKEFLMRNGHPYNYIDLERDPEVQNLLDNFHIVASDIPVLICQGKLVLQNPNNQQITDCLGFNEQINQTAVRDLIIIGAGPSGLAAAVYGASEGLDVLVLETSLPGGQAGSSSRIENYLGFPTGISGQELTARAYNQAQKFGAEIFITKGRRLACDGKPYIVENESGAQIPTRTVIIATGAEYRRPRLTNLQRFEGMGVYYGATFLESQSCKGEEVIVIGGGNSAGQAAIFLADSAKRVHMLIRSAGLAETMSRYLIRRIEDNPKIVSHTHTEIMTLEGGIHLESVQWQNSITKEIEKHKIKNVFVMAGATPNTAWLDGCIALDSKGFIKTGSDLLPENLTAIGWPLARQPYSFETSLPGIFAVGDVRSGSIKRVASAVGEGSVAISFIHQVLQE, encoded by the coding sequence ATGAACAATAATTCTCGAGGACTTCCGCTGACCCGATCTCATATCGAGCAGATATTTCCTAAATTAACTCCAGAACAGATTGGTCGAATGCAAGAGCGCGGTCACCTGCGTAGAGTAAAACTTGGAGAAGTCCTAGTCGAGCAGGGAGCTAGCAACGTTCCTTTCTTTATAGTAGTATCCGGCGAAATAGAAATTCTTCGTCCCTCCGGCAGCGCCACTGAGACTCTTATTACCGTACATGGCTCTGGCGAATTTACAGGTGAAGTTAACATGCTCTCTGGACGCCGGGCACTCTTTCGTGCACGTGTAACAAAACCAGGTAACGTAATTGAATTGGATCGTCAACACATGATGGCTTTGCTGCAAAGCGATGCTGAAATAGGAGATATCTTGATGCGGGCCTTTATTCTCCGCAGAGTTGAGTTGGTAACGGCTGGAGTTGGAGACGTTGTTCTCATTGGATCAGTAAATTCGGCCCGTACATTTCACATAAAAGAGTTTCTCATGCGCAACGGACACCCATACAACTACATAGACCTTGAACGGGATCCTGAGGTACAGAATCTGTTGGATAATTTCCACATTGTCGCCAGCGACATACCAGTTCTGATCTGCCAAGGTAAGTTAGTCCTTCAAAATCCCAATAACCAGCAAATCACTGATTGCTTGGGCTTTAACGAACAAATTAATCAAACCGCCGTGAGAGATCTAATTATCATTGGCGCCGGTCCCTCTGGTTTGGCTGCAGCAGTATATGGAGCTTCCGAGGGACTTGACGTTTTAGTTCTGGAAACCAGCTTGCCCGGCGGACAGGCCGGTTCAAGTTCAAGGATCGAAAATTACTTGGGATTTCCAACAGGTATCTCAGGTCAGGAACTTACAGCTAGAGCTTACAACCAAGCGCAAAAGTTTGGTGCGGAGATATTTATCACCAAAGGCAGACGGCTAGCCTGTGACGGCAAACCCTATATAGTTGAAAATGAGAGCGGAGCCCAAATACCGACACGTACAGTCATAATCGCAACGGGGGCAGAGTATAGGAGGCCACGATTAACAAACTTACAACGCTTTGAAGGTATGGGTGTTTACTACGGCGCGACCTTTTTGGAATCTCAATCATGTAAAGGGGAAGAAGTGATTGTAATTGGCGGAGGGAACTCGGCTGGTCAGGCTGCTATATTCTTGGCCGACTCGGCAAAGCGTGTACATATGCTCATTAGATCTGCCGGTTTGGCCGAGACCATGTCGCGGTACCTTATCCGCCGGATCGAAGATAATCCCAAGATTGTATCGCATACGCACACGGAGATCATGACACTCGAAGGAGGTATTCACCTTGAATCAGTCCAGTGGCAAAACAGTATAACTAAGGAGATAGAGAAGCATAAAATTAAAAATGTATTTGTCATGGCAGGTGCTACTCCAAACACCGCCTGGCTTGATGGCTGCATTGCTCTTGACTCTAAAGGCTTTATCAAGACGGGTTCTGATCTGTTACCAGAAAATCTGACTGCTATAGGCTGGCCCCTTGCACGTCAGCCATACTCATTTGAAACTAGTTTACCTGGAATTTTTGCTGTGGGCGATGTGCGTAGTGGCAGTATCAAGCGAGTTGCTTCCGCTGTGGGAGAAGGTTCAGTTGCGATCTCATTTATTCATCAAGTACTTCAAGAATGA
- a CDS encoding PsbP-related protein gives MKITTKKRTSVLYVLSIALSFGLMGSIPVSMAQIDDGENGMNESLIYDNPNLGFTLEYPSDWIKEESLSFISPRLSVSDEAPESISVTTEVLLSNLTLEEYSNSSLSMLESQFPNFTLIESTNSTLSGYPAHQIVYTYTFEGVDLKNLQIWTIADNVVYVLTYGGTTKEFDDSLHVIQNMIDSFEMTEIQ, from the coding sequence ATGAAAATAACGACTAAAAAAAGAACATCTGTTTTGTATGTCTTGTCTATTGCGCTATCTTTTGGGTTAATGGGGTCTATACCTGTATCTATGGCTCAAATAGATGATGGTGAAAATGGAATGAATGAATCATTAATATATGATAATCCCAACCTGGGATTTACATTAGAATATCCATCTGATTGGATTAAAGAAGAAAGTTTATCCTTTATATCGCCAAGATTATCAGTGTCTGATGAAGCCCCCGAATCCATCTCTGTTACTACAGAAGTCCTTCTTTCAAACCTTACTTTAGAGGAATATAGCAATTCATCTCTAAGTATGTTGGAAAGCCAATTTCCTAACTTTACTCTAATTGAGTCTACTAATTCTACACTATCTGGATATCCAGCACACCAAATAGTATATACATATACTTTCGAAGGTGTAGATCTAAAAAACTTGCAAATTTGGACTATAGCAGATAATGTGGTTTACGTATTAACTTATGGTGGAACTACTAAAGAATTTGACGATTCATTACATGTTATTCAGAATATGATTGACTCATTTGAAATGACAGAAATACAATAA
- a CDS encoding sensor histidine kinase, whose product MTISEQTTLRNRKTDLIYNMDTAVNYGIRFLENVRERLDVCVDKNGPSVIMKSNIYKSNYVKAKNRGAKIRFVTEITKDNIQYCKELSEIVSELRHLDGIKGSVCVNDSEFLGMTTWSERQLLSPVIYSTEREVIEQQRYIFEMFWKKAEPFTQKLKEIEEGIVPEIMQSRNSPVDIQNRVLDLLKSAESEILIIMSTSNAFHRQAKSGSFQTLKELGDSKPWIKIKILTPKDDEIEKLIIILNKPNFAARFIEPLSKVSILVIDRKQSLVAETKDDTRQIITEAIGFVTYSNSAPTVLSYVAIFDSIWKQTEIYQQLKEAHEKLKIHDKMQKEFINIVAHDLRTPLTPIIGLTEYVRDKTKDVHHMELLDRVVKDAKKLSYLNEKILDVTKFESKLFKPNKEVFSLNELIVNVIKELEHILDDTKKIKFEYHFDTEYLVYADSRRTGQVISNLIDNSIKSISEQETGRGVISIDIERTNNTITTARDDCDPQYMVIVIIKDTGIALDNEILPRLFTKFATKSFQGTGLGLYLSKNIIEAHGGRIWAENNKDGIGATVSFTLPLTNKVI is encoded by the coding sequence TTGACTATCTCTGAACAAACTACACTTCGTAATCGAAAAACTGATTTGATATATAATATGGATACTGCAGTAAATTACGGAATTCGTTTTTTAGAGAATGTTAGGGAGAGATTGGACGTTTGTGTAGATAAAAACGGACCCTCTGTAATCATGAAATCTAATATTTATAAGAGTAATTATGTCAAAGCAAAAAATCGAGGCGCAAAAATTAGATTCGTTACAGAGATTACAAAAGATAATATCCAATACTGCAAAGAGCTAAGTGAGATTGTAAGTGAACTAAGACATCTTGATGGAATCAAAGGATCTGTATGTGTAAATGATTCGGAATTTTTAGGTATGACAACATGGAGCGAAAGACAACTTTTGAGTCCTGTTATATACAGCACTGAACGAGAGGTAATAGAACAACAGCGATACATATTTGAAATGTTTTGGAAAAAGGCAGAACCCTTTACACAAAAACTAAAGGAAATAGAAGAGGGAATTGTTCCCGAAATTATGCAATCAAGGAATAGTCCTGTAGATATACAAAATAGAGTCTTAGACCTTTTAAAGTCTGCTGAATCTGAAATATTGATAATAATGTCTACATCTAACGCATTTCATAGACAGGCTAAATCCGGCTCTTTTCAGACATTGAAGGAATTAGGAGATTCTAAACCATGGATAAAGATTAAAATTCTAACCCCAAAGGATGATGAAATAGAGAAACTTATAATAATCCTAAATAAACCTAATTTTGCAGCTCGATTCATAGAACCATTATCTAAAGTATCAATTTTGGTAATAGATAGAAAACAATCTCTAGTTGCAGAAACTAAAGATGATACAAGGCAAATCATAACAGAAGCTATAGGATTTGTAACTTATTCAAATAGTGCGCCTACAGTACTATCCTATGTAGCAATATTTGATAGTATTTGGAAACAAACAGAGATCTATCAACAACTAAAAGAGGCACATGAAAAATTAAAAATCCATGACAAAATGCAAAAGGAATTCATAAACATAGTAGCCCACGATTTAAGAACACCTCTTACTCCCATTATTGGTTTAACAGAATATGTGCGGGATAAGACAAAAGATGTGCATCATATGGAATTACTTGACAGGGTAGTAAAAGATGCAAAGAAATTATCCTATTTGAATGAAAAAATTTTGGATGTAACCAAGTTTGAAAGTAAATTATTTAAACCAAATAAAGAAGTTTTTAGCCTTAATGAATTGATAGTGAACGTTATTAAAGAATTAGAACATATCTTGGATGATACAAAGAAAATAAAATTTGAATACCATTTTGATACTGAATATTTAGTGTATGCAGATAGTAGAAGGACAGGACAAGTAATTTCTAATTTAATTGATAATTCTATTAAATCCATTTCAGAACAAGAGACCGGTAGAGGAGTAATATCAATAGATATTGAAAGGACAAATAATACCATTACCACTGCCAGAGACGATTGTGATCCTCAATATATGGTTATTGTAATTATAAAAGACACAGGGATTGCGTTAGATAATGAGATATTACCAAGGTTGTTTACTAAATTTGCGACAAAATCTTTTCAGGGTACAGGACTGGGATTATACCTCTCAAAAAACATTATAGAAGCGCATGGAGGTAGAATCTGGGCTGAAAATAATAAAGATGGAATCGGGGCCACCGTTTCGTTTACTTTGCCATTAACAAATAAAGTAATTTAA
- a CDS encoding sensor histidine kinase, producing the protein MISKNKTKSSKSEILYGSENAIDRGIRFMQNTKIKMDITFDHKAPSIVVKLPAYCNGYKDILARGGKIRCITEVTPENIPYCKELLNLVSGLRHLDGLKGGIAINESEYMATTVLQEAQPLTEVIYSNVGEVVAQGQYIFDTLWRHSTPAFKRIREIEYGIEPIKTEVLESAEEIADKIYKIIKESNYLRTCSTIGGMQLSRRYYLDINRKILRDHQQGKHSGIKWITSINDKNDINIVKLFTKDGIKIKHTSDRPSINFVISDKCFASTTEKMIGGEMFSNLIISNDPLYLEHFSTIFDNIWEQSVEAKDRIKELMDTDLFKAKIISNPDDSIRLINKLYSSAQKEILIILPSVNGLLRIINSGGLEKLNELASRGVTVKILIIHSHKVDHLKQIITKYSEIKFRTSQFNFPILNRITIIDRTKTIILKIKDDTKTNVPDASGVATFIDGESTALSYTGIFETLWNQTEMFESLKKINEQLQSNERVQKEFLDIIAHELRSPIQPIIGLTEYVKGKLKDKKQIELLDSVITSGQKLNTLTENILDVSRIEDHLFRLKKEKFNLSVSISNTIKNFEDLLRKSKTNIKFEFNNSGEKYFVIGDRTRIEQVVSNLVYNSIKSISRKNYKKRRSNFNKD; encoded by the coding sequence GTGATATCTAAAAATAAAACCAAATCTTCAAAATCAGAAATTCTATACGGGTCAGAAAATGCTATAGATAGAGGGATTAGGTTTATGCAAAATACCAAAATAAAAATGGATATTACATTCGACCATAAGGCTCCGTCTATAGTAGTTAAGCTACCCGCTTATTGTAATGGTTACAAAGATATTTTAGCTCGGGGTGGAAAAATTAGATGCATTACCGAAGTTACTCCTGAAAATATCCCGTATTGTAAAGAATTATTAAATTTGGTTAGTGGACTACGGCATCTGGATGGCTTAAAGGGTGGGATTGCAATCAATGAATCTGAGTATATGGCTACGACAGTCCTTCAAGAAGCACAGCCATTAACCGAGGTAATCTACAGCAATGTAGGCGAAGTAGTTGCACAGGGCCAATATATTTTTGATACTCTTTGGAGACACTCGACGCCAGCATTCAAAAGAATCAGAGAAATTGAATATGGAATAGAACCAATTAAAACTGAGGTTTTAGAAAGTGCTGAAGAAATTGCCGATAAAATATATAAAATAATCAAAGAGTCAAATTATCTGCGTACATGTTCAACCATTGGTGGTATGCAATTAAGTCGTAGATATTACCTCGATATCAATAGGAAAATACTACGAGATCATCAACAAGGAAAGCATAGCGGTATCAAATGGATTACTTCTATAAATGACAAAAACGATATCAATATAGTTAAATTATTTACAAAAGACGGGATAAAAATAAAACATACATCCGATAGGCCGTCCATTAATTTTGTTATAAGCGATAAATGTTTTGCTTCTACAACAGAAAAAATGATAGGCGGGGAAATGTTTTCAAATCTAATCATTAGTAACGATCCACTGTACTTGGAGCATTTTTCTACAATATTCGATAACATTTGGGAACAATCTGTAGAAGCAAAAGACAGAATAAAAGAACTAATGGATACGGATCTTTTTAAGGCAAAAATAATATCAAACCCTGATGACTCCATAAGACTAATTAACAAATTATATTCTTCTGCTCAGAAAGAAATTTTGATAATACTTCCCTCTGTGAACGGATTGTTACGGATAATTAACTCAGGAGGTTTAGAGAAATTAAATGAATTGGCTTCAAGAGGAGTTACAGTGAAGATTCTGATAATACATAGCCATAAGGTAGACCATTTAAAACAAATAATAACAAAATACTCTGAAATTAAATTTAGGACATCTCAATTTAATTTTCCAATTCTTAATAGAATTACAATAATTGACAGAACAAAAACCATCATACTTAAAATAAAAGATGATACTAAAACTAATGTTCCTGATGCTTCAGGCGTCGCTACTTTTATTGATGGCGAATCTACGGCTTTATCTTACACTGGCATTTTTGAGACTTTGTGGAATCAGACCGAGATGTTTGAAAGTTTAAAGAAAATTAATGAACAACTTCAATCCAATGAAAGAGTACAAAAAGAATTTCTTGATATAATTGCCCATGAACTAAGAAGTCCAATACAACCAATAATCGGTCTAACAGAATATGTGAAAGGTAAACTCAAAGACAAAAAACAAATCGAACTGCTTGATTCGGTAATTACAAGTGGGCAAAAACTCAATACCCTAACTGAAAACATTCTGGATGTTTCACGTATTGAAGACCATCTTTTTCGCTTAAAAAAGGAAAAGTTTAATCTTAGCGTGTCGATATCAAACACCATAAAAAATTTTGAAGATCTATTAAGAAAAAGTAAGACAAATATAAAATTTGAGTTCAATAATTCTGGTGAAAAATATTTTGTGATTGGTGATAGAACTAGGATTGAACAAGTAGTTTCAAATTTAGTTTATAATTCGATAAAATCTATTTCGAGAAAAAACTATAAAAAAAGAAGGTCGAATTTCAATAAAGATTGA
- a CDS encoding class I SAM-dependent methyltransferase, whose product MTENTRAFPDWETLYKNQEVESMPWYNESLDPDLKLELDKLKIKKGYFLDLGTGPGTQAIRLFERGFDVTASDLSPTSIHKASVRYNKNMNNKIKFIVDDIINSHLNSNEFDFIFDRGCFHVISPEKRSKYTGEVNRILKEGGLLFLKCFSKEEPSRDTGPYRFSHDMIKKTFENIGFKIQSIRETVYQGTLNPLPKALFVVISK is encoded by the coding sequence ATGACAGAAAATACAAGGGCATTTCCTGACTGGGAAACTCTATACAAGAACCAAGAAGTAGAATCCATGCCGTGGTATAATGAATCTCTTGATCCTGATTTAAAATTAGAATTAGATAAATTGAAAATCAAAAAAGGATATTTTCTTGATCTTGGGACTGGACCTGGGACACAAGCAATAAGGCTTTTTGAAAGAGGTTTTGATGTTACTGCATCTGATCTGTCACCTACATCAATTCATAAAGCATCAGTTCGTTATAATAAAAATATGAACAATAAAATCAAGTTTATAGTTGATGATATCATAAATTCTCATTTAAACAGTAACGAATTTGACTTTATTTTTGATAGAGGCTGCTTTCATGTAATTTCACCAGAAAAAAGGTCAAAATATACAGGGGAAGTAAACCGAATTTTAAAAGAAGGAGGACTATTGTTCCTGAAATGCTTTAGCAAAGAAGAACCCTCGAGAGATACTGGACCTTACAGATTTTCACATGATATGATAAAAAAAACATTTGAAAACATTGGATTCAAAATACAAAGCATCAGGGAAACCGTTTATCAGGGCACATTAAATCCGTTACCCAAAGCGCTTTTCGTAGTCATTTCAAAGTAA